Proteins encoded together in one Fibrobacter sp. UWR2 window:
- the yidD gene encoding membrane protein insertion efficiency factor YidD → MFENKSIHPVLEDGEEPPRKTEEEIEAEDYVLNKVLVRPHVTIFTMLKWCLIFLSSVVGLTSVLFYLFDHYLERVLAVAQQEMSANPERFFLALALFSFLIMLSFFLKTFLIGLVHVYQRFSPEEKRRSCLFKPTCSEYAVLALNKYGVMRGVPKIIDRCRRCHGNKYRIDYP, encoded by the coding sequence ATGTTTGAGAATAAGTCCATACATCCTGTTCTAGAGGATGGTGAAGAACCGCCAAGGAAGACGGAAGAAGAGATCGAAGCAGAAGACTACGTGCTGAACAAGGTCCTGGTGCGCCCGCATGTCACTATTTTTACCATGCTGAAGTGGTGCTTGATCTTCCTAAGTTCCGTTGTTGGGTTGACGAGCGTTTTATTCTACCTGTTTGACCATTACCTGGAACGTGTGCTTGCTGTTGCACAGCAGGAAATGTCAGCAAACCCCGAAAGGTTTTTTCTTGCTCTGGCATTGTTCTCGTTCCTGATAATGCTGTCGTTCTTTTTGAAAACTTTTTTGATAGGGCTTGTGCACGTCTATCAGCGCTTTTCGCCAGAGGAAAAACGCCGGTCGTGTCTCTTCAAGCCCACCTGCTCCGAATATGCCGTTCTGGCATTGAACAAGTATGGCGTAATGCGGGGTGTGCCAAAAATCATTGACAGATGTCGAAGATGTCATGGCAACAAGTATAGGATTGATTATCCGTAA
- a CDS encoding SPFH domain-containing protein yields MGLFSRNPNEAAYAGGKKHWVDVIKNTGDGNLLLWRQPEEDFNTNSTLIVMPGEEAIFVNQGVIEQVFENGTYKLSTNNYPFLSRLRNALSGGISTFNCVVYFVRKASSVEIKWGTDSPIQVRDKVLQIATKLRARGSYKIQVDNSAKFLETIVGNNIQCATQEDMNKFFITQFQSKIKSAVAKELSASETEVLGIDARLDEFSELIQPKVHELLQAYGLKCAAFAIAAIDIDDENGLREKYDQIGMKQIETIRGAQAQKVALDTLGINWAQQQSAEVLKAMASNPGSVAGQMGAGLGMGVAAANAFGNMAAQMFNPNIAPGMQPGMQPGMQPGMQAPAAPAPTPAAAAPDPMETLAKLKKMLDAGLIEQAEYDAKKAEILSSM; encoded by the coding sequence ATGGGACTGTTTTCTAGAAATCCGAATGAAGCTGCCTACGCAGGCGGAAAGAAACATTGGGTTGATGTCATCAAGAATACCGGCGATGGCAACCTGCTACTTTGGCGCCAGCCGGAAGAAGACTTTAACACAAATTCGACCCTTATCGTGATGCCTGGTGAAGAAGCCATCTTCGTGAACCAGGGCGTAATCGAACAGGTCTTTGAAAACGGAACCTATAAGCTTTCGACCAACAACTATCCTTTCCTGAGCCGCCTGAGGAACGCCCTTTCCGGTGGTATCAGCACCTTCAACTGCGTGGTCTATTTTGTCCGCAAGGCCAGCAGCGTTGAAATCAAGTGGGGTACGGATTCGCCCATCCAGGTCCGCGATAAGGTCCTCCAGATTGCAACGAAGCTCCGTGCCCGCGGCTCCTACAAGATCCAGGTCGACAATTCGGCAAAGTTCCTGGAGACTATCGTCGGTAACAACATCCAGTGTGCCACACAGGAGGACATGAACAAGTTCTTCATCACGCAGTTCCAGAGCAAGATCAAGTCTGCTGTGGCTAAGGAACTGAGCGCAAGCGAGACGGAAGTTCTTGGGATTGACGCTCGTCTTGACGAGTTCTCCGAGCTTATCCAGCCCAAGGTCCATGAACTTCTGCAGGCTTACGGCCTGAAGTGCGCTGCTTTTGCGATTGCAGCAATCGACATCGACGACGAGAACGGCCTGCGTGAAAAGTATGACCAGATCGGCATGAAGCAGATCGAGACCATCAGGGGCGCACAGGCCCAGAAGGTCGCCCTCGATACGCTGGGCATTAATTGGGCCCAGCAGCAGTCGGCAGAAGTGCTTAAGGCGATGGCGTCCAACCCCGGAAGCGTTGCCGGGCAGATGGGTGCGGGCCTTGGCATGGGTGTCGCTGCTGCTAACGCATTTGGCAATATGGCCGCCCAGATGTTCAACCCGAATATTGCGCCGGGTATGCAGCCTGGAATGCAACCGGGCATGCAGCCGGGTATGCAGGCCCCTGCAGCGCCGGCTCCCACACCGGCTGCAGCCGCTCCGGATCCTATGGAAACGCTCGCTAAGCTAAAGAAGATGCTTGATGCCGGGCTGATCGAACAGGCCGAATACGATGCCAAGAAGGCGGAAATTCTAAGCTCGATGTAA
- a CDS encoding RNA helicase: protein MSENARKPLKDFIPQAKNGEVASEDLLEAFMEWAESRGTTLYPAQEEAILELLDGKNVILNTPTGSGKSMVALALHFESIAHGRKSVYTCPIKALVNEKWMALCKEFGAENVGLSTGDATVNHDAPILCCTAEILANMALNEGEKLDIMDVVMDEFHYYSDRERGVAWQVPLLTLPQSRFLLMSATVGATEFFERDLTKHTGRETVTVRSTQRPVPLDFSYSTSEISTEVQKLVNEGKAPVYVVHFTQAAAASNAQNFMSLDLCNKEEKQAINEAIKEVRFSSPYGPDVKRWLKQGIGLHHAGLLPKYRILCEKLAQKGLLKVICGTDTLGVGVNVPIRTVLFTQLCKYSGDKTAILTARDFHQIAGRAGRKGFDDVGYVVAQAPEHVIENLKLEAKSRQTGKKFQKRKPPEHGYVPFDENTYKRLIDAQPEPLTSSFRVDHGMLLNILSRETDGCRAMRNLLKDCHESAASKKQLQHRAFMLFRSLVEKKIVEFVPAVAPGYSHLRVNMNLQDDFAMNQPLSLYLVDTLPKLDKDSPEYALDVITLCESIVENPEAILRIQLSKARDARMNELKAQGMEYNQRLEELDKVEYPKPLRDFIYDTFNAFAEVHPWVDVNVEPKSIVREMFENFSTFSGYVKQYNLQRMEAILLRHLNYVYKVLSQTVPDGYKNEELLEMQDYLGDMIRRVDSSLLEEWEKMAHPEDYQKRLEAGTAEDEAEKAFGADKAAADITYDKKRFLNMVRQRIFQIMGSLAKQDFADVLDSLAEDLAEGELLADAKGTPWTEKRLLEIMASYTAEHHKFRMDVEGRALAHTIVTYEGDTMHVQQMLQDEEDFNDWSIDFDISLSDSREAGMPLLKLARIGEA from the coding sequence ATGAGTGAAAACGCCCGCAAACCCCTGAAAGATTTTATACCGCAAGCCAAAAACGGAGAGGTCGCCTCCGAGGACTTGCTCGAAGCTTTCATGGAATGGGCGGAATCACGCGGAACAACGCTTTACCCCGCACAGGAAGAGGCAATCCTCGAGCTCCTGGACGGCAAGAACGTCATATTGAATACGCCCACGGGTAGCGGCAAGTCGATGGTCGCGCTGGCGCTCCATTTCGAGAGTATCGCACACGGCCGCAAGAGCGTGTACACCTGCCCCATCAAGGCGCTGGTGAACGAGAAGTGGATGGCGCTCTGCAAGGAATTCGGCGCCGAGAACGTGGGGCTTTCGACCGGCGATGCGACCGTGAACCACGATGCGCCCATCCTGTGCTGCACGGCGGAAATTCTTGCCAACATGGCTCTCAACGAGGGGGAAAAACTCGACATCATGGACGTGGTAATGGACGAGTTCCATTACTACTCCGACCGCGAACGCGGTGTCGCCTGGCAGGTACCGCTCCTCACACTCCCGCAATCAAGATTTCTGCTGATGAGCGCGACCGTCGGCGCGACAGAATTTTTCGAACGCGACCTCACGAAGCATACCGGGCGCGAGACTGTGACCGTACGCTCTACGCAGAGGCCCGTACCACTCGACTTCAGCTACAGCACCTCCGAGATTTCGACCGAAGTGCAGAAACTTGTAAACGAAGGCAAGGCACCCGTTTACGTGGTGCACTTTACGCAGGCCGCGGCCGCAAGCAACGCGCAGAACTTCATGAGCCTCGACCTGTGCAACAAGGAAGAAAAGCAGGCAATAAACGAGGCCATCAAGGAAGTGCGTTTCAGTAGCCCCTATGGCCCCGATGTCAAGCGCTGGCTTAAGCAGGGAATCGGCCTGCACCATGCCGGGCTCCTGCCCAAGTACCGCATCCTCTGTGAAAAGCTTGCACAGAAAGGCTTGCTGAAAGTCATCTGCGGCACCGACACACTCGGCGTAGGCGTGAACGTCCCAATCCGCACGGTACTCTTTACGCAGCTCTGCAAGTACAGCGGCGACAAGACCGCAATTCTCACTGCACGCGACTTCCACCAGATTGCGGGACGCGCCGGCCGCAAGGGATTCGACGACGTTGGCTACGTGGTGGCGCAGGCTCCCGAGCATGTTATCGAGAACTTGAAACTCGAGGCCAAAAGCCGCCAGACCGGAAAGAAGTTCCAGAAGCGCAAACCGCCCGAGCACGGCTATGTGCCCTTCGACGAGAATACATACAAGCGCCTGATTGACGCCCAGCCCGAACCGCTCACCTCGAGCTTCCGCGTAGACCACGGGATGCTCCTGAACATACTGAGCCGCGAGACCGACGGCTGCCGCGCCATGCGGAATCTTTTGAAGGACTGCCACGAGAGCGCGGCGAGCAAGAAGCAGTTGCAGCACCGCGCCTTCATGCTGTTCCGCAGCCTGGTGGAAAAGAAAATCGTGGAGTTCGTCCCCGCAGTCGCTCCAGGTTACAGCCACCTGCGCGTAAACATGAACCTGCAGGACGACTTCGCGATGAACCAGCCGCTTTCGCTGTACCTGGTGGACACGCTCCCGAAACTCGACAAGGATTCGCCGGAGTACGCGCTCGATGTAATTACTTTGTGCGAAAGCATCGTTGAAAATCCCGAGGCGATTCTGCGCATCCAGTTAAGCAAGGCACGCGACGCCCGCATGAACGAGCTTAAGGCGCAAGGCATGGAATACAACCAGAGGCTCGAGGAACTCGACAAGGTCGAATACCCCAAGCCGCTGCGCGACTTCATTTACGATACGTTCAACGCCTTTGCGGAAGTTCACCCGTGGGTCGACGTGAACGTAGAGCCCAAGAGCATCGTACGCGAAATGTTTGAGAACTTCAGCACGTTCAGCGGTTACGTGAAGCAGTACAACCTGCAGCGCATGGAAGCCATCCTGTTGCGCCACCTGAACTACGTGTACAAGGTCCTTTCGCAAACCGTTCCTGACGGCTACAAGAACGAGGAACTCCTCGAGATGCAGGACTACCTGGGCGACATGATCCGTCGCGTCGACTCGAGCCTGCTGGAAGAATGGGAAAAGATGGCGCACCCCGAAGACTACCAGAAGCGTCTGGAAGCAGGTACCGCCGAAGACGAAGCCGAGAAGGCCTTCGGTGCCGACAAGGCCGCCGCCGACATTACCTACGACAAGAAGCGATTCCTCAACATGGTCCGCCAGCGCATTTTCCAGATTATGGGAAGCCTTGCCAAGCAGGATTTTGCAGACGTTCTCGACAGCCTTGCCGAAGACCTGGCCGAAGGCGAACTGCTCGCCGATGCAAAAGGCACGCCGTGGACCGAAAAGCGCCTACTCGAAATCATGGCGAGCTACACTGCGGAGCACCACAAATTCCGCATGGACGTGGAAGGCCGCGCACTTGCCCACACCATCGTCACTTACGAAGGCGACACGATGCATGTACAGCAAATGCTCCAGGACGAAGAGGATTTCAACGACTGGAGCATCGATTTCGATATCAGTTTGAGCGATAGCCGCGAAGCGGGAATGCCGCTTTTGAAACTCGCGAGAATCGGCGAAGCGTAG
- the rfbA gene encoding glucose-1-phosphate thymidylyltransferase RfbA, with protein MKGIVLAGGSGTRLYPLTMVTSKQLLPVYDKPMIYYPLSTLMLAGIRDILIISTPTDLPNFERLLGDGSAMGLNLSYKVQPSPDGLAQAFILGEEFIGNDCCAMVLGDNIFYGNGFSPLLKAAVKNAEEKGRASVFGYYVEDPERFGVVEFDKSGKVISVEEKPKEPKSNYAITGLYFYDNRVAGFAKAQKPSARGELEITDLNKTYLDRGELDVKLLGRGFAWLDTGTMDSLIEAGEFVKMVENRQGIQISAVEEIAYVNGWITKEKLLESAAKYGKSPYGQHLRKVAEGKIRY; from the coding sequence ATGAAAGGAATCGTACTTGCCGGAGGCTCCGGAACCCGTCTTTATCCGCTGACCATGGTCACGAGTAAGCAACTCTTGCCCGTTTATGACAAGCCGATGATTTACTATCCGCTGTCGACGCTGATGCTTGCGGGTATCCGTGATATCCTGATTATTTCTACCCCGACGGACTTGCCAAATTTCGAGCGCCTGCTCGGTGACGGTTCCGCGATGGGCCTCAACCTGAGTTACAAGGTGCAGCCGAGCCCCGATGGCCTTGCGCAGGCGTTTATCCTGGGCGAGGAATTCATCGGCAACGACTGCTGCGCGATGGTCCTGGGTGACAACATCTTCTATGGTAATGGCTTCAGCCCGCTCCTGAAGGCTGCGGTGAAGAATGCCGAAGAAAAGGGGCGCGCGAGCGTGTTTGGCTACTACGTCGAAGACCCGGAACGTTTCGGCGTGGTGGAATTCGACAAGAGTGGCAAGGTGATTTCGGTGGAAGAAAAGCCGAAGGAACCCAAGAGCAACTATGCGATTACGGGCTTGTACTTCTACGACAACCGTGTTGCCGGATTCGCGAAGGCCCAGAAGCCCAGCGCCCGCGGCGAGCTCGAGATTACCGACCTCAACAAGACGTATCTCGACAGGGGCGAACTCGACGTAAAACTGCTCGGTCGTGGATTCGCGTGGCTCGATACCGGAACTATGGATAGCCTCATCGAGGCGGGCGAGTTCGTGAAGATGGTCGAGAACCGCCAGGGCATCCAGATTAGCGCAGTCGAGGAAATCGCCTACGTGAACGGCTGGATTACCAAGGAAAAACTGCTGGAATCTGCGGCCAAGTACGGCAAGTCGCCATATGGCCAGCATCTGCGCAAGGTTGCCGAAGGAAAGATAAGGTATTAG
- a CDS encoding dTDP-glucose 4,6-dehydratase: MKRSIVITGGAGFIGSHVVRLFVNKYPEYKIINLDKLTYAGNLANLKDIEGKPNYKFVKMDICDFDAFYKLMQDEQVDGIIHLAAESHVDRSIKDPFTFAKTNVMGTLSLLQAAKLYWESLPEKYEGKRFYHISTDEVYGALKMNHPEGITPPFTTTASSSEHHLAYGDDFFYETTKYTPHSPYSASKAGSDHFVRAFHDTYGMPTIVTNCSNNYGPYQFPEKLIPLFINNIRHKKPLPVYGKGENVRDWLFVEDHARAIDVIFHNGKIAETYNIGGFNEWKNIDIIKVVIKTVDKLLGRAEGEDLNLITYVTDRLGHDARYAIDSTKLQKELGWEPSLQFEEGIEKTVRWYLDNQEWLDNITSGDYEKYYEKMYGNR; this comes from the coding sequence ATGAAACGTTCTATTGTGATTACCGGCGGTGCGGGCTTTATCGGGAGCCATGTGGTTCGCCTTTTCGTGAACAAGTATCCCGAATACAAGATTATCAACCTCGACAAGCTTACGTATGCGGGCAACCTCGCGAACCTCAAGGACATCGAAGGCAAGCCGAACTACAAGTTCGTGAAGATGGACATCTGCGACTTCGACGCGTTCTACAAGCTTATGCAAGATGAACAGGTCGACGGCATCATCCACCTGGCTGCCGAAAGCCATGTGGACCGTTCCATCAAGGACCCGTTCACCTTCGCGAAGACGAACGTGATGGGCACTCTCTCCCTGTTGCAGGCTGCGAAACTCTACTGGGAAAGTCTCCCGGAAAAGTACGAAGGCAAGCGCTTCTATCATATTTCTACCGACGAAGTTTACGGTGCCTTGAAGATGAATCACCCGGAAGGCATTACGCCCCCGTTCACCACGACGGCCTCCAGTTCCGAGCATCACCTGGCCTACGGCGACGACTTCTTCTACGAGACCACTAAGTACACGCCGCACTCCCCGTATTCTGCTAGTAAGGCGGGCTCCGACCACTTTGTTCGCGCGTTCCACGACACCTACGGCATGCCGACCATCGTGACGAACTGCTCCAACAACTATGGTCCGTACCAGTTCCCCGAAAAGCTGATCCCGCTGTTCATCAACAACATCCGCCACAAGAAACCGCTGCCTGTTTACGGCAAGGGCGAAAACGTTCGCGACTGGCTCTTCGTAGAAGACCACGCCCGCGCCATCGACGTGATTTTCCACAACGGCAAAATTGCCGAAACCTACAACATCGGCGGGTTCAACGAATGGAAGAACATCGACATCATCAAGGTCGTGATTAAGACCGTCGACAAGCTCCTCGGCCGTGCCGAAGGCGAAGACCTGAACTTGATCACCTACGTGACGGACCGCCTGGGCCACGATGCCCGCTACGCCATCGATTCCACCAAGCTCCAGAAGGAGTTGGGCTGGGAACCGAGCCTGCAGTTCGAAGAAGGCATCGAGAAGACCGTGCGCTGGTACCTCGACAACCAGGAATGGCTGGACAATATCACGAGCGGTGATTACGAAAAGTATTACGAAAAAATGTACGGAAACAGATAA
- the rfbC gene encoding dTDP-4-dehydrorhamnose 3,5-epimerase translates to MGKFNFIKTSIEGVTIIEPTVFGDQRGYFMETYNKGEFDAAGLNMVFVQDNESKSKKGVLRGLHFQKKNPQGKLVRVIDGEVFDVAVDLRKGSPTFGKWEGVVLSSENKKQFYIPEGFAHGFVVLSETATFVYKCTRLYDPKDEGGLMWNDPAIGIKWPVGNGFEPLLSEKDTKNPLLKDLGFAFEL, encoded by the coding sequence ATGGGAAAATTCAACTTCATCAAAACCTCTATCGAGGGCGTGACGATTATCGAGCCGACGGTCTTTGGCGACCAGCGCGGCTACTTCATGGAAACCTACAACAAGGGCGAATTTGACGCTGCCGGCTTGAACATGGTATTCGTGCAGGACAACGAATCCAAGAGCAAGAAGGGCGTGCTACGCGGGCTCCATTTCCAGAAGAAGAACCCGCAGGGCAAACTTGTCCGCGTGATTGATGGCGAAGTCTTCGATGTGGCGGTGGACCTGCGCAAGGGTAGCCCCACGTTCGGCAAGTGGGAAGGCGTTGTGCTTTCTTCCGAGAACAAGAAGCAGTTCTACATTCCCGAAGGCTTCGCGCATGGCTTTGTGGTGCTCAGCGAGACGGCGACATTTGTCTACAAGTGTACCCGCCTTTACGACCCGAAAGACGAAGGCGGCCTCATGTGGAACGACCCCGCGATAGGCATCAAGTGGCCCGTGGGCAACGGTTTCGAACCGCTCCTCTCCGAGAAGGACACGAAGAACCCGCTCCTTAAGGACTTGGGCTTCGCTTTCGAACTGTAA
- a CDS encoding low molecular weight protein-tyrosine-phosphatase: MKNILVVCTGNICRSPTGEYLLKKGLGDGYNVMSAGLGALVDHPAHEISQKIAMEHGVDMSAHRARQINLDILKWADLILVMENGHKRELLHKYPWLEGKVFRYGEAQQVDVPDPYRRPENAFVLAWNFISKLTPYWVEKIKQSEDK; encoded by the coding sequence ATGAAGAACATTCTTGTTGTTTGTACTGGAAACATCTGCCGTAGCCCTACGGGAGAATACCTTCTCAAGAAGGGGCTCGGGGATGGATATAATGTGATGAGTGCGGGGCTGGGGGCCCTTGTCGATCATCCTGCTCACGAGATTAGCCAGAAGATTGCCATGGAACATGGCGTAGATATGAGTGCGCATCGCGCCCGCCAGATTAATCTGGACATCCTTAAGTGGGCAGACCTGATTTTGGTGATGGAAAACGGACATAAGAGGGAACTTTTGCATAAGTATCCCTGGCTCGAAGGCAAGGTGTTTCGCTATGGCGAAGCACAGCAGGTGGACGTACCGGACCCATACCGCCGTCCTGAAAATGCTTTCGTGCTGGCATGGAACTTTATATCAAAGCTTACTCCCTACTGGGTTGAAAAAATCAAACAGAGCGAGGACAAATAA
- a CDS encoding polysaccharide biosynthesis/export family protein, whose amino-acid sequence MKKLNGLMAGVAVALTGCSMGPHMQMSLPSDSAEYNGAKVFIHSIEQGEFTAGAATDTESADNNALSDLIVDSLPNLEYRIGPLDMVQVVVWEHPELTSPMGQYQPAGQRVTTDGTLFYPYAGEIKAAGLTAQELRAEITKRLSDKILNDPQVDVRVTGYNSLKAFVSGAVNKPGYVAFNENPMTIPTAIAAVGGFAEEADPAMLQLRRGDKVYNINYLDAFKSNLPLDRILLKPDDQIFIPTLTETQKENRVFVLGEVNRVGAVNVNQGKLSLVEALANAGGLQTTYASSRSVYVIRNTSEKQIDVFHLDAKNAMALAMAERFNLNPRDIVYVDASGLATWNRIVNLILPTVNGVYGGIGAARNIELIMNGK is encoded by the coding sequence ATGAAGAAGTTGAACGGTTTGATGGCTGGGGTGGCTGTCGCCCTGACTGGGTGCTCCATGGGGCCCCACATGCAGATGTCGCTTCCGTCGGATTCCGCAGAGTATAATGGGGCGAAGGTGTTCATCCATTCTATCGAGCAGGGTGAATTTACTGCCGGTGCCGCCACCGATACCGAGAGTGCCGACAACAATGCGCTTTCCGATCTGATTGTCGATTCTCTGCCGAACTTGGAATACCGCATCGGTCCTCTGGACATGGTTCAGGTGGTTGTCTGGGAACACCCCGAACTGACGTCCCCGATGGGCCAGTACCAGCCTGCCGGCCAGCGCGTGACGACGGATGGAACGCTTTTCTACCCCTATGCGGGCGAAATCAAGGCTGCCGGCCTCACCGCCCAGGAACTGCGTGCCGAAATCACGAAGCGCCTTTCTGACAAGATCTTGAACGACCCGCAGGTCGATGTCCGCGTTACGGGCTACAACAGCCTCAAGGCGTTTGTCTCCGGTGCTGTGAACAAGCCGGGCTATGTCGCCTTTAACGAAAATCCGATGACGATTCCTACGGCTATCGCTGCCGTGGGCGGCTTTGCCGAAGAGGCCGACCCTGCCATGCTGCAGTTGCGCCGTGGCGACAAGGTCTACAATATCAATTATCTCGACGCTTTCAAGTCGAATCTCCCGCTTGACCGTATCTTGCTCAAACCCGACGACCAGATCTTCATCCCGACTCTTACCGAAACGCAGAAAGAGAATCGCGTATTCGTGTTGGGCGAAGTGAATCGCGTGGGTGCCGTGAACGTGAATCAGGGTAAGCTCTCTCTGGTGGAAGCCCTGGCAAATGCCGGTGGCCTGCAGACGACGTATGCATCTTCTAGGTCTGTCTATGTCATCCGCAACACTTCTGAAAAGCAGATTGACGTGTTCCATCTGGATGCAAAGAATGCGATGGCCCTGGCTATGGCCGAACGGTTCAACCTGAATCCGCGCGATATCGTGTATGTCGATGCTTCTGGTCTTGCAACTTGGAACCGCATTGTCAACCTGATTCTCCCGACCGTCAACGGTGTGTACGGTGGTATCGGTGCGGCACGCAACATAGAACTTATAATGAACGGCAAGTAG
- a CDS encoding mannose-1-phosphate guanylyltransferase/mannose-6-phosphate isomerase: MINLILCGGSGTRLWPVSRSLMPKQFAPLFDGQSLFRKTVVTNSAVCESQFIVSNADQFFLAKDQLEAEGHKGSKFLLEPVGRNTAPAIALACLTMKPDTIVLVSPSDHVIRKKDEYKKVLLRAQELAEAGNLVTFGITPTSPETGYGYIEADGENVKRFVEKPDLATAEKYLVAGNFYWNSGIFCFKAKTFLEELKKYSPDILTASKAALDKALVEEGEPIRIDRDDMLAIPSNSIDYAVMEKSKKVKVVPSDIGWSDLGSFDSLYGEYPHDNNGNNVNPRHIAVGSKNSLVLGTQRAIATIDLDKMLIVDTPDALLVAPLSSSQKVKKVVEELKARGSDLINVPQTVSRPWGTYSVLESSERYKMKRIVVKPGKRLSLQKHLHRSEHWVVVSGTATCTVGDKVFYVRPNESTYIPVGEVHRLQNEGKLPLVIVEVQVGEYTGEDDIIRVEDDFHRCK; the protein is encoded by the coding sequence ATGATTAACCTGATTCTTTGTGGTGGTTCGGGCACGCGCCTTTGGCCCGTGAGCCGTTCCCTGATGCCCAAGCAGTTTGCGCCGCTTTTCGACGGGCAGTCCCTGTTCCGCAAGACGGTCGTCACGAACTCCGCCGTGTGCGAGTCGCAGTTCATTGTCAGCAACGCCGACCAGTTCTTCCTCGCGAAGGACCAGCTCGAAGCCGAAGGCCACAAGGGTAGCAAGTTCCTGCTGGAACCCGTGGGCCGCAACACCGCGCCAGCGATTGCGCTTGCTTGCCTTACCATGAAGCCCGATACCATCGTGCTCGTGTCCCCCTCGGACCACGTGATCCGCAAGAAGGACGAGTACAAGAAGGTCCTGCTCCGTGCGCAGGAACTTGCCGAGGCCGGCAACCTGGTGACCTTCGGCATTACGCCGACCAGCCCCGAGACCGGTTACGGCTACATCGAGGCCGACGGCGAGAACGTGAAGCGTTTCGTGGAGAAGCCTGACCTCGCGACTGCCGAGAAGTACCTGGTGGCAGGCAACTTCTACTGGAACAGCGGCATCTTCTGCTTCAAGGCAAAGACCTTCCTCGAGGAACTCAAGAAGTATTCCCCGGACATTCTCACCGCATCGAAGGCTGCGCTCGACAAGGCCTTGGTCGAAGAAGGCGAACCCATCCGCATCGACCGCGACGACATGCTCGCCATCCCGAGCAACTCCATCGACTATGCCGTGATGGAAAAGTCCAAGAAGGTGAAGGTCGTGCCGAGCGACATTGGCTGGAGCGACCTTGGAAGTTTTGATAGTTTGTACGGAGAATACCCGCACGATAACAATGGCAACAACGTGAACCCGCGCCACATTGCGGTGGGCTCCAAGAACTCCCTCGTGCTGGGAACGCAGCGTGCCATCGCGACAATCGACCTCGACAAGATGCTCATCGTCGATACTCCGGACGCTCTCCTTGTGGCACCGCTTAGCAGCAGCCAGAAGGTGAAGAAAGTCGTTGAAGAACTCAAGGCCCGCGGCTCCGACCTTATCAACGTTCCGCAGACTGTTAGCCGCCCGTGGGGTACGTACTCCGTGCTCGAATCCAGCGAACGCTACAAGATGAAGCGCATCGTGGTCAAGCCGGGCAAGCGCCTCAGCCTGCAGAAGCACCTGCACCGTTCCGAGCACTGGGTCGTGGTGAGCGGTACCGCCACCTGTACCGTCGGCGACAAGGTTTTCTACGTGCGCCCGAACGAATCGACCTACATCCCGGTGGGTGAAGTTCACCGCCTGCAGAACGAAGGCAAGCTCCCGCTCGTCATCGTTGAAGTTCAGGTGGGCGAATACACCGGCGAGGACGACATCATCCGCGTGGAAGACGACTTCCACCGCTGCAAGTAA